TAAAGAATTTCAATCTTATAAGTAGATGGAGAAAGATTAAGACTTTTGTTGCTTATCTATATGCATATGCTATTGGTTATAGCTTTTTTAGAAAAAGTAAACTATGGAGGTAATTTCTCACCCAAGGTGTATAATATAGAATTATTATAACAAAAATAAAAGGAGGTTAACAATAGTTGCTGATTTCTGTAAAAAAGTGTAAAAAAATATATATTGATGACATAAAAACAAAAGTGTAAAATTGTAAATAAAAGAAAAAAGAGTAAATAAAAATGATAACTCTGCAGTGCCAACTTGAATTTCAAAATAAGCAAGAGAAAGAGATTGTATTAGATTTGATGCGTAGATTTTCATCAGCAATGAGATATGCTTATCAAAGGTTATTGGAAGGTGAAAAAAGAAAGGATTTGAAAAAGAATTTATCAGAACTATTTGACATAAACACAAGATATTCAGATGATGCTATACTCTTGGCACACTCAACAATCGCATCATGCGAAGAAAGAGGTCAAAACCCAAAGAAGCTCATATTTGGCTCAAGGAAATTATTTGAGCAACTAAAGAAAAATCATTTAACAGGAAAAAGAAGAAAAGAGTTAAAGACAAGATGGAAAGAAAGCAGACAGGGAAATTTGTATTCAAGAGGAGATAAATCTAAACAAGGAAATCTGAATTTAAGATTTGAGTGGATTGATAATCAGCTTTACTTGAGAATAAACACAGGAAATAGACAGTATATCTATGCAAAAGTAATTAGAAGTGTTAAGAGAAAAAATGATAAATGGATAGAGTTTATGTTTATGCTGGAAAATGCGTATAGATACGAAGCGTGGTTTCCATACTCAGTCAGACTAAAAGTAAAAAACGGTAATGTATATGCTTTTATATCTATAGAAGAGAAACTACCACCTATTACAATCAAAAAAGACAATGGAATAATAGGTATAGATGTAAACGCATATCCATTTCATCTTGCATTGGCTTTTATAAGTAAAGACGGAAATTTAGAGAAATATGAAAGAATTAATCTAAACGAACTGTTAGAAGTAAATTCAGAAAAAAGACAATACTTAGAATGGCAAATAGCACATAAGATAATAGAGATTGCCAAGAGAGAAAACAAAGCAATATCTATAGAAAATCTGCAAAAACTACCAAAAGGCAAAAGAGGAGACGGATTTGCAAAACTAAGAAGAAGACTACAAAAATGGAGCTATAAAAGATTATTAGAAAAAATAGAAGTATTAGCAAGAAGAAGTGGCATAGAAATAATAAAAGTCAATCCAGCATATACATCAGTAATTGGAAAGCTAAAATACTCGCCACAATACAACATAGATAAAGATATAGCAGGAGCTTACGTAATAGCAAGGAGAGGGTTGGGATTTAAAGAGAAATTACCAAAGAATTACAAAGAACTTTTAAATGATACTGATTTTCTATCATACACTATAGCAAAAATTGAAGATAACATTAAAAAACTAAAACAAAAACTAAAAGAAGAGAAAAACGAATACAAGAGAAATAAACTAAAAAGCACATTAGCAAAATTAAGAAAAAACCTAAAAATACTACAACAACACGTCTCACTTCTCACATCTCACGTCTCACGTTTAGAAAGTGGAAAGAG
This is a stretch of genomic DNA from Sulfurihydrogenibium sp. YO3AOP1. It encodes these proteins:
- a CDS encoding IS200/IS605 family accessory protein TnpB-related protein, with translation MITLQCQLEFQNKQEKEIVLDLMRRFSSAMRYAYQRLLEGEKRKDLKKNLSELFDINTRYSDDAILLAHSTIASCEERGQNPKKLIFGSRKLFEQLKKNHLTGKRRKELKTRWKESRQGNLYSRGDKSKQGNLNLRFEWIDNQLYLRINTGNRQYIYAKVIRSVKRKNDKWIEFMFMLENAYRYEAWFPYSVRLKVKNGNVYAFISIEEKLPPITIKKDNGIIGIDVNAYPFHLALAFISKDGNLEKYERINLNELLEVNSEKRQYLEWQIAHKIIEIAKRENKAISIENLQKLPKGKRGDGFAKLRRRLQKWSYKRLLEKIEVLARRSGIEIIKVNPAYTSVIGKLKYSPQYNIDKDIAGAYVIARRGLGFKEKLPKNYKELLNDTDFLSYTIAKIEDNIKKLKQKLKEEKNEYKRNKLKSTLAKLRKNLKILQQHVSLLTSHVSRLESGKSETATQQTVNQRKEQVRGLLTGKHKSWQVLSIALAFCCLERSYRDLSPLKQIIVLGDWIAVANRLVPVLGAGTMTLPKYRLLGSEVSEMAEYKYPNPNCTN